Genomic segment of Apium graveolens cultivar Ventura chromosome 7, ASM990537v1, whole genome shotgun sequence:
cctcctggttttcaacaaccacaatatgcaccaagacaacaactccaactgcaataatctaataaaaaatctgaattggagaagttgaggctcatgtgcaagagccaatgGTTTCTATTAAGatcttggagaatcaaattgggaagattgccaatgccttgctaaatcgacAGCCTGCTACTAGAAATAGTGTCTACGACATcacccctttaacatcggttagaaatgtcCCCGATGTCAAAAGCAGTTTTAACATCGATCGCttcaaaaccgatgttaaaggtaTTGTAAGACATCGGTATCTTaaccaaccgatgtctataatcattttaaaaaaataaaaaggcTTGCTTCTTTCTTTCCCCCGTTAATACACCAAAAAAATTGCCCCCCCTTAACCTAAAATTTATTCTCAGTTTTTCCCACCTTAACGAAAACCGTTTCCCCCTttctcattctctcttctctctctctcattctctcttctcttttctctcttctctcttctctcttctctctcactgtctcttctctcttctcttagtctctcttctctctcatctctcactgTCTCTCTTCTCAATCACTCTCTCTAAACCTAATTATACCCCTATTTGTATAAACCTTTAATTAAACTCGATTAATTCCTAAATCGAGCTCGATTGATGCAAAATAATCTTGAAAGAAGTTGGGTCTACTCGATTTATGTGAGAAAAGTAAgtttaatttgaatttattttcaaattttatgtttttattttaatAGGATTTTGTTTACAGGTCTTTGGAGCTTTATTAGTGTTGAAAGAAGTTGAGTTTGCTTATGATTAGGTAAGATTAACTTCTAATCTACTCGATTAAAAGTTGGTGTATGTATTGTTAATTTTGAAAGAAGTTGGGTTTACAAATCTATATAGTGTTGTATTGATATTAATTTTTTAGATTTTCATGTTGAATTGGAATTTTTGGAGGAAAGCCTATTCGAATTAGAATTTACTGTTGTTATTTCGTACTTGCATAAATGATTTTATTTGTGTAGCTTATAGCTGAAGATTACATTGATGTTATGACATTAGTGGGGAAGGTTGTGTTTTCCGGTGGCTGTGCACTGTCccaaatattatattttattaatgatCTGAACTGTTATTTTATCCATGTCTTGAGAGTGCAGCTTGTGTGTTGGTTCCTGGTGAATTTGGGGATCATGGGGTGAAAGGAATGATACTGGCTGCTAATTATGCCAGAGAAAATAAAGTTCCACATCTTGGGATCTTCTTAGGAATGCAGATTTCTGTTATTGATTTTGCTCAATCTGTAAGTTAGAGTTTAATTTGTAGATTTATTTACGTAAAACGTTCACTGAAAGATAATATAGAATTAAGATTAACTGCACTGCTTCCTGCATCTTGTAGGTGTTGTGTCTGGAAAAGCCAAACAGTTTGGAATTTGATGCTCAGACACTAGACCCTGTTGTAATTTTTATGCCAGAGGTACATTAAGCCTCTCCTTTTTTACAAAATGTTAAACTAAGTAAAAGCGGAATTCATGTTGCCTCACCCCTGCTTAAGACTAGGGAAATATATTTTGTAAGATACTGTAAACAAATGACTGTTGCGAATACATGGGTAGTGGTGGATGTTTTCGTGGAATGTATATTTTCCGATATGGTGACAAGTGTCAATGAAAACCTTCAGGTTGCTTAATCCAAGGCCTTGAAAATGGATTTTCCAAGGTCAAAACTTTATTTCAGAATCAAAAATGAAATTATATGATTCCTTCAATCAGAACCAGGTTACAGATCTTCATTTGTATTTTACCGGGTATTTGCAGGTTACATGGATTGAGCATAATGAAGTTGATTACAGTTACGTTACTACCATGTTCAGAGAACTAGTTTCTTCAGGCTTTGTATTTCGTGCAAAACGCTGGATAGCTACTAGTTTCTTCAGGCGGGATAGGATAACAGAAGTCCCTTGAATctgcagcagcagcaacaatgGAATTCGGATACAAATGACTCTCAAGGCTAAACACTGTAGAATTTTGCGGTAAAGGAGCTTTCTTAGAGAGTATATGTTTTCTTTCATGTATGATCGGATCAAAAGCTAGATGTTATTTACAGACTACTACAGTGACAAGCTTGAGTAAAGTTGCCTGAGTTGTGCATGAAAGCTTGCACTTGCTTCACAAATCATCCAATTATCATTGCACATATAGGTACTTACCATCATTTTAGTATAAACTATAAAGGATGCTTGACATTAAGTGATTAAATATAATAATTGTTCCAAATTCATGGAATGCAGTTTCGACCTCGTACAGCTGAGTGGCTTGATCCATATTTGCGATTTTCTGACTTCTGTCAATATCTCTAACACGTACCCATGTAGATCTTTCGTCAGGGTCATATATATGTAACATGGGTTGCTGGACCTGGAAGTATACAGGCATGCTTGTCTGCACTTTTCTAAGACCATAATACACATACATACGTAGTTGTGTTATTACAAATAAACAAATACAGtatgtttttttttatttctgatttgCGCTGATGATACACTGGAATTGACATGTACTCTGTTTTTGCCTTCCTGAATTTGTGTTATATTATGTATGTCACATGTGCATACATGCATCATATATATGTGTACATATATGCTATTAATAAATTGAAACAAACAGTTTTGATGTCATTTAAAGCCACTCCCTACCTTCCACACATAAGTGTTTCAAGTGATACCTTCTTTTTTTAGTTGCATTCTCAAAAATCAAAATCAGGTTGTTTGCAATACTCTGTCAATAAATTATTGTTATAAAACATGAATATGTTAACAAAGATGTTAGTTGCTTCCCTTTCCCTTAATATGGAATTAGAAATGAGTAATGCTCAACTGTGACGAGTATGTTTTCAAATACAAATTGTTATTACATGCTCTGTGCAATTAGTTGTTTATGGATCTGCGTGGTTTTCATGTATATTGATTTCTCTATGTTTAAAATCTTGCCAATATCTGTTTTTTAGTTTCACCTAGTTAACCTCCTCATTACATCTCAGTGTTTTGTATGTGAGTCTTGCTGTGTCAATTTGGTATTTAAAATTTGATAGTATTCAATGACCAAGAAGCAGTTGCTGTAGTTACTGCACGCCAAGTTTCTTTCAAAATGGAAACTGAGGTAGGAGATCCTTTTTATTGAACATTTACATTATGCTGCGTGAATCTGTTTTTGGAGCTTATCATGTCTAGATTTCTGCAAAAAATATTTAACGTGAATATTGTATGATTTATCCAGCTGATACTATTTATGGTTTAGCGGCATATTCATCTGGGGAGAACTTATACTATTTATGGTTCAGCGGCATATCCATCTAGGGAGAACTGCTTGGGGAATGAGGCTTTAGTGAGCTAGATAGGTTAGGAATGTAATTGTGCTAGATAGGTTAAGAATGTAATTGTAAGTAGATAGTTTTTGATGTTGATgtagatgtagatatagaaataTGTTGGTTGAATGTTGATATATAAGTTTTTTGGTACATATTTGTTCTCAtttaagattatttttttattgatATAGCTTTTAATTATTAACCAACTGATGTAAAAAATAAGCAAAAACAACAATTTTGACAGGTAAAATGATGTAAATAGGGGCTTTCACATCGTTAACCTAAGTGAAACTGATGTGATATGTCATATTTAACATCGCTAACCTAATTGAAATTTATGTGATATGCCATATTTAACATCAGTTCTATGTAGCAACCGATGTACTATACAATGTAAGACATCATTTCTTTTAAGAATCTGATGTCTATCAGTTTAATGTTCTTccttattatatatttatagtgCTTTTTAAACTCCTAATTACCAATTTTCACAATCTAGTATTAACATGTTATTAAAAaaagggctaattatacatcagtttgctaagaaaaccgatgtctatgaacatctttaacatcggctaaaaaccgatgttaaagatccctacctttctctacacatgcgaagacatcggtttAAAAAAAGACATCagtttataaccgatgtctaagggcatttttctagtagtagtgacacagaagttccaggcaagaagaaagaaaaagagccggttaaggcaattatattgaggtctgggaaggttgcaatcTCCGAAAAAGCTCAAGTTTTGGACtctgaagttgtggctgaagagAATTTgcagaagtggaatcaaggaagaaaactatggaacacactcctcctgagggtgATACAGGAGAGAAataggtctatcctccacctccttttcctaaaaggctgcagaagcaaaagttggataagcagtttgctaagtttctggaggtgatcaagaaacttcatatcaacatacctttagctgaagctcttgaacagatgcctagttttgcaaagtttatgaaaggtattctctcaaggaaagtgaagctcgatgacttagagactgttgctctcaGGTAGCAAtacagtgttgtgctgcaacagaagttgcctccgaagattaaagatcctggaagtttCACTATTCTTTGCACCATCgaaaacttgtcgttcgacaagtgtttatgtgatttgggagctagcatcaatatgatgcctttttctgtcttcaagaagttggatttacttgatccaaagcctacttatatgtccttgcagttggccgattgttctattatatatccacgaggcattgtggaggatgtcttggtcaaggtggataaactcatctttcctgcggactttgtaattcttgatatcgaggaggataaaaagattcccattatcttgagAAGACCATTCCTGGCTACTGgtcgaaccttgattgatgtgcagaagggtgagctcactatgcgagtactggttcaggatgtgacttttaatgttttcaatgccatgaaattccctactgataatgaggaatGCTTAAAATTGgaattggtcgattctgtggttacttcagaacttgatcaaatgctgaggtctgatgccttagagaaggccttgttggggaattcagatagtgaagatgatgaaggtgatgagcatttgcagtatttgaatgcttctccttggaagcgaaggctggatatgccttttgaatctcttggaatgtcaGAACTCAAAAATGCCGAGGGGCGTCTCAAGCCCTTTATtaaggaagctcctacactcgagcttaaaccattgcctgaacattTGAAGTATGCTTTTtaaggtgatgcatctactttgcttgttattattgcatctgacctttcaggtagtgatgagaaAAATCTCTTGAGAATtatgagagagttcaaatcggcaaatggatggactatagcagatatcaatggaatcagcccttcttattgcatgcataaaattctgctagaggaaggaagcaagccacTGTTGAGTAACAGAAAAGGCTAAATTCGataatgaaagaggttgtgaagaaggaaattctcaaatggctagatgcagggatcatctatcctatttctgaaaGTTCTTGGGTtaatccagttcagtgtgtgctgaagaaaggaggtatcactgtggtcacTAATGAGAAGgatgagctcattcctactcgaacagtcacggggtggagagtttgcatggattacaggaagctaaacaaggccacgaggaaggatcacttccatcttcctttcattgatcagatgtttgacaggttggctgggcatgaatactattgtcctctggatggttattcgggttataatcagatttgcatcgcttcagaagatcaggaaaagactaccttcacctgtccatttggtacttttgccttcagaagagtttcttttgggttgtgtggtgcacctgccacatttcagagatgcatgatggctatcttctctgacatgattggtcagaatgtggaggtgttcatggatgtTTTTCTGTGTTCGGGTATTCTTttgacgagtgcttgcaaaatcttggcgcagttcttaaaaggtgtattgagatcaatctggttctcaactgggagaaatgtcactttattttacaacagggcatcattcttgggcacaaggtctctagtaaagatcttgaggtggacaaaaccaaggtgggggttattgaaaaccttcctccaccaatttctgttaatgggattcgcagttttcttggtcatgcggatttctataggcggttcatcaaggacttctctaaaatctctaaaccgtTGTGCAgtcttctagagaaagatgtccctttcaaatttgatgatgagtgtttagctgcttttgagagcttaaagaagagtttgatcacggcacatGTCATAACTACACCagattggaatgagccttttgaaatgatgagcaatgcaagtgactatgcagttggagcagttctcgggcaaaggaagaacaatattatttttgtggtttactatgctagtaagaccctcaatggtgttcaactgaactatactactaatgagaaggaactcttagacattgtctatggttttgagaagtttcaatcttattttcttgggacgaaaatgacagttttcactgatcacgctattattcgctatctcgtctcaaagaaggactcgaagccaaGATTTATTCggtgggttcttttacttcaggagtttgagttggagatcaaggataggaaATGTACTAAGAATCAAattgctgatcatctctctcgtttagaagatccaaatacgacttcacaggataagacattgacaaatgagtcttttcccgatgagtagttgtttggggtgcaagaggaggaaccatggttcgcagacattgtgaactaccttgtgagcaacattatacctccagacttgtcttctgctcagaggaagaagtttcttcatgaggtgaagtggtacatgtgggatgagccatttttgtttcggcaaggagctaaccaaatcatcaggagatgtattccgtacatcGAGATGGAGGatatcttgcgagactgtcattcgactgtttatggaggccactatggtggagaaaagaaaatagctcgtatccttcaagcaggattcttctggcctacattgtttaatGATGCGCATCGGTGCGTTTTGAAGTGTGATCACTGCCAAtgtgttggtaatatgtccaagaagaatgagatgcctcttaatgtgctactcgaggttgaggtcttcgatgtttggggaattgacttcatggggccatttgtctcatcttgcaacaatcagtatatcttgttggtggttgattatgtgtcaaaatgggtggaagtcaaggcttttccaatgaatgatgcaaaggcagtgcttaattttcttcacaagcagatattcacaagatttgagactccaagagtcataatcagtgatgagggatcgtatttctgcaatcgcaagttcactgctatgatgcaaagatataatatgaatcatcgcatttCTACAGCCCACCATCCTCAGAATAAtagtcaagctgaggtatctaacaaaGAGATCAAGGGTATTCTAGaaaaagttgtatgtccatcaaggaaggattggtctttgaagctggatgaacctgtttgggcgtatcgaacagcatacaagactctgCTAGGCATGTCTCCGTTTCAACTGGTTTATGCTAAGGGATGTCATTTGCTTGTGGATCTAGAGCACAAGGCATATATGGCTTTgaagaaagtcaagaggtggcatgataggggtttagtgctcaaaacttttgtgtcggggcaacaagttctttgttcaactctcgtctccgtatttttcctggaaaattgaagtcgaggtggtcagggccgtttgttatcaaaactgtgtttgcacatggagtggtggaaatttttgagaatgatccaggccaagcgttcaaggtgaatggacagcggttgaagcattactatgggaatacggcaaaccgtgaggtggttagtgtcgttttattatccacttgatctcgagattctacgtcaagctagtgACATAAAttaagcgcttcttgggaggcaacccaagcttgttgtacattagtaggaagaaagaagaagaaaacacaaaaaaaatcaaaaaatcaaaaaaagcAGGGTGTTTTgacagaagcacggcgcgcccgtgcTGGAAGCGGGGTGGCCGCGCTGGAATTCCAGAAACGCGGCGCGCCCGCGCCGCCTGGCGGGGCGGCCGCGATGTACCCCTATagaaaaaaaatctgaaaatcgAAAATTTAAAACAAAATCAAACACCCAGCCAAATTTCCCTCCTCCACTTCCCTTAATAACTTCTCCAAATCAATTCCAATCACCCCAGTActcccactattcccataatcaattcacACTTCTATTTCAAAACTAATTCTTCATTATCTATATATAGATACACTTCCATACATCCATTTCTCACCATACTTTTCGATTCTCAAACCTAAATCTCTCTTATACACATATCTTCACTTTCACTTATTCAAATTCAATAGCACCCAAGAGACAATGGACTtaagttagcagcagcaccaccgattcttcgagtgttggaggtgtgaggcctaggtttgctactccggaggctgaagcggagtatacgagaCTGCTATCGAATCCCATAGCGAAGGAGAGGGGTTTTCTACCATCGGAGAGGGACGataagcttttggagatgattctggagatgggttgggtcGCTTTTTGAGAGACACCcgttgttgtgcccatgagtgtagTTCACGAGTTTTACGCGAATGCGAA
This window contains:
- the LOC141670504 gene encoding uncharacterized protein LOC141670504, yielding MILAANYARENKVPHLGIFLGMQISVIDFAQSVLCLEKPNSLEFDAQTLDPVVIFMPEVTWIEHNEVDYSYVTTMFRELVSSGFVFRAKRWIATSFFRRDRITEVP